From the Caldisericota bacterium genome, one window contains:
- the gap gene encoding type I glyceraldehyde-3-phosphate dehydrogenase, which produces MTKIAINGLGRIGRQVFKEIFDNFPELEIVAANDLFPCEQLGFLLKYDSNYGTWHRDVKVGNAEDRFITIDGKKISMFAERDPSKLPWKDLSVDIVIEATGVFRTREKAMLHINAGAKKVIITAPAKGEDITIVLGVNEKLLNPEKHSIISNASCTTNSIAPVIKVLQDKIGIKTGYLTTIHSYTVDQKLLDSPHKDLRRARAAAMNIVPTTTGAAKAVTLVIPELKGKMDGMAVRVPTPTVSMSIFDAVMNRETTIKEINNMMKEAHETYMRGILGYSEEPLVSMDYKGTIYSGVVDALSTQVINGNFMHVVSWYDNEWGYSTRVADLAKLLSEKNGF; this is translated from the coding sequence ATGACTAAAATTGCAATAAATGGTTTAGGCAGAATTGGAAGACAAGTTTTTAAAGAAATATTTGATAATTTTCCGGAATTGGAAATTGTAGCGGCAAATGATCTTTTCCCTTGTGAACAGCTGGGATTTCTTCTGAAATATGACTCCAATTACGGGACATGGCATAGAGACGTTAAAGTGGGCAATGCAGAAGATAGATTTATTACTATTGACGGCAAAAAGATTTCGATGTTTGCAGAGAGAGATCCGTCAAAGCTCCCATGGAAAGATTTGAGTGTTGATATTGTCATTGAAGCAACAGGTGTTTTTAGGACAAGAGAAAAAGCAATGTTACATATTAATGCGGGTGCAAAAAAAGTAATTATAACAGCTCCTGCAAAAGGCGAGGATATTACGATTGTATTGGGAGTGAATGAAAAATTATTAAACCCGGAGAAGCACAGCATCATATCTAATGCATCTTGCACAACAAATAGTATTGCCCCTGTAATAAAAGTTTTGCAGGATAAAATTGGTATTAAAACGGGATATCTGACAACTATTCATTCATACACGGTTGATCAAAAACTTCTTGATTCTCCCCATAAAGACTTAAGAAGAGCAAGGGCAGCTGCGATGAATATAGTACCTACTACAACTGGTGCCGCAAAAGCGGTTACTCTTGTAATTCCCGAACTTAAAGGCAAGATGGATGGTATGGCTGTGAGAGTCCCTACTCCTACGGTTTCGATGTCTATTTTTGATGCTGTAATGAATAGAGAAACAACGATTAAGGAAATAAATAATATGATGAAAGAAGCACACGAAACATATATGAGAGGCATCCTTGGGTACTCGGAAGAGCCTCTTGTATCTATGGATTATAAGGGCACTATCTATTCAGGTGTTGTTGATGCTCTTTCTACGCAGGTTATTAATGGTAATTTTATGCATGTTGTGAGTTGGTATGATAATGAATGGGGGTATTCCACAAGAGTAGCTGACCTTGCAAAGCTTTTATCTGAAAAGAATGGATTTTAA
- a CDS encoding phosphoglycerate kinase, with product MRKKGLKDVDVREKRVLVRVDFNVPLSPDGDILDDFRIKAEIPTINYLRENNAKVILMSHLGRPKGKAVKKLRMDPIAKELSKLLGIPVKKLDACIGEEVEKAITDADYGDVILLENLRFHRGEVENDNEFAKKLSLLADLYVNDAFAAAHRVAASNVGVTAFLPSVAGFLMEKEIIVLSKLLYAPEHPFVGILGGAKVSDKIGVINNLMNTVDEFFIGGGMSFTFLRANGYDIGYSLCEEDAISTARQILENAKKSGVKITLPADVLSVPEVKENSPAHIVDIEDIPRDGIGVDIGPKTVKIFEKRIQDAKTIVWNGPLGVFEIEAFAKGTYEMARFLGTLKNKTIVAGGGETAATLQKFGVDKQISHVSTGGGAFLKFLEGHSLPAIEAIEDQN from the coding sequence ATGCGCAAAAAAGGATTAAAAGATGTAGATGTAAGAGAGAAGAGAGTATTGGTAAGAGTAGATTTTAATGTACCTTTGAGCCCTGATGGGGATATTCTTGATGATTTTAGAATTAAAGCAGAAATTCCAACTATTAACTATTTGCGCGAAAATAATGCAAAAGTCATTTTGATGAGTCATCTAGGGAGGCCTAAAGGGAAGGCGGTAAAAAAACTCCGCATGGATCCAATCGCAAAAGAACTCTCTAAACTCCTTGGAATCCCGGTTAAAAAATTGGATGCTTGCATTGGTGAAGAGGTAGAAAAAGCTATCACCGATGCTGATTATGGGGATGTTATTCTCCTTGAAAATTTACGGTTCCATCGTGGAGAGGTTGAAAATGATAATGAATTTGCAAAAAAACTTTCTTTACTTGCTGACCTATATGTAAACGATGCTTTTGCTGCTGCGCATAGAGTAGCTGCATCTAACGTTGGAGTAACTGCTTTTCTTCCATCTGTTGCAGGATTTTTAATGGAAAAGGAAATTATTGTTCTCTCAAAACTGCTTTATGCTCCGGAACATCCTTTTGTGGGAATACTCGGAGGTGCAAAAGTTTCTGACAAAATTGGCGTAATAAACAATTTAATGAATACGGTTGATGAGTTTTTCATTGGCGGAGGTATGAGCTTTACTTTCTTGAGAGCCAATGGATATGATATAGGATACTCTCTTTGTGAAGAGGATGCAATCTCTACTGCGCGTCAGATTTTAGAAAATGCTAAAAAAAGTGGCGTAAAAATTACTCTGCCTGCCGATGTTCTTTCTGTGCCCGAGGTGAAGGAAAATTCACCTGCTCACATTGTGGATATCGAGGATATTCCTAGGGATGGGATAGGAGTGGATATTGGACCAAAAACTGTAAAAATTTTTGAAAAAAGGATTCAAGATGCCAAAACAATTGTATGGAATGGGCCATTAGGTGTTTTTGAAATTGAAGCGTTTGCAAAGGGTACTTATGAGATGGCCAGGTTTCTTGGGACATTAAAGAACAAAACGATTGTTGCGGGCGGAGGAGAAACGGCTGCCACTCTCCAAAAATTTGGCGTTGATAAACAAATATCGCATGTTTCTACGGGCGGAGGCGCATTTCTTAAATTTCTTGAGGGACATTCTCTCCCTGCAATTGAAGCAATAGAGGATCAGAACTGA